The following proteins are co-located in the Rheinheimera salexigens genome:
- a CDS encoding flavin prenyltransferase UbiX, with translation MNQQLAVAPLQQITLAFTGASGAVYGWRLLEILLGQGIKVHLLISSAARVVFATEHNIKLAGSAEKCTAQLIETFGCDANLITVYGKDDWFSPVASGSAAPRIMVVCPCSTGTVAAIAHGMSDNLIERAADVVIKEGGKLILVPRESPLSAIHLENLLKLARNGVTIMPAAPGFYHQPSQISDLVDFMVARILDHLQLPHQLLARWGYSGNIDNGNSNK, from the coding sequence ATGAATCAACAGTTAGCAGTTGCGCCTTTACAGCAAATAACCTTAGCCTTTACTGGCGCGTCAGGTGCGGTTTATGGCTGGCGCTTGTTAGAAATTTTATTAGGCCAAGGCATTAAAGTCCATTTGCTGATATCGAGTGCCGCACGAGTAGTATTTGCTACTGAGCATAATATTAAGCTGGCAGGCTCTGCTGAAAAATGTACGGCACAATTAATTGAAACTTTTGGCTGTGATGCCAATTTAATTACCGTTTACGGTAAAGATGATTGGTTTTCTCCAGTAGCCTCGGGCTCTGCTGCACCGCGTATTATGGTGGTGTGCCCTTGTTCAACCGGTACGGTTGCGGCTATTGCCCATGGCATGAGTGATAACTTAATTGAACGCGCTGCCGATGTGGTTATTAAAGAGGGCGGCAAACTTATTTTGGTGCCACGTGAAAGCCCACTAAGCGCCATTCATTTAGAAAATTTGCTTAAACTAGCCCGTAACGGGGTGACGATTATGCCCGCTGCGCCAGGCTTTTATCATCAGCCCAGCCAAATTAGCGATTTAGTCGATTTTATGGTGGCTAGAATTTTAGACCATTTGCAATTGCCTCATCAGTTACTAGCGCGTTGGGGCTACAGTGGCAACATCGATAATGGTAACAGCAATAAATAG
- a CDS encoding ABC transporter ATP-binding protein codes for MNLALDIQQLHKVYKSGTVALKGIDLQVQQGEFFALLGPNGAGKSTCIGIISSLVNKSQGSVKVFGHDLDNALEQAKQQIGLVPQEFNFNQFETVLQVVVNQAGYYGVPRKVALQRAEKYLGQLGLWDKRFARSRELSGGMKRRLMIARALMHEPKLLILDEPTAGVDIELRRSMWDFLRLINKQGVTIILTTHYLEEAESLCRNIAIIDNGQIIENTSMKSLLAKLTRETFILDLATNPNQLQLENVSWRAIDDHSIEVDIEKQQGLNAIFEQLSQQQITVLSMRNKANRLEELFVNLVETGRGAKA; via the coding sequence TTGAACTTAGCGTTAGATATTCAGCAACTTCATAAAGTGTACAAAAGCGGCACTGTGGCGCTTAAAGGTATTGATTTACAGGTGCAGCAAGGTGAGTTTTTTGCCTTGTTAGGGCCAAATGGCGCCGGTAAAAGTACCTGTATTGGTATTATTAGCTCGTTAGTGAATAAATCCCAAGGTAGCGTAAAAGTATTTGGCCATGATCTTGATAACGCGTTAGAGCAAGCCAAACAGCAAATCGGCTTAGTACCGCAAGAGTTTAATTTTAATCAGTTTGAAACCGTACTACAGGTGGTGGTTAATCAAGCCGGTTATTATGGTGTACCCCGTAAAGTTGCCCTACAGCGCGCCGAGAAATATCTAGGCCAATTAGGCTTATGGGATAAACGATTTGCCCGTTCGCGTGAGCTTTCGGGTGGCATGAAACGACGGCTAATGATTGCCAGAGCGTTAATGCATGAACCTAAGCTGTTGATCTTAGATGAACCTACAGCGGGTGTTGATATTGAGCTACGTCGTTCGATGTGGGACTTTTTACGCCTTATTAATAAGCAAGGCGTGACTATTATTCTTACGACCCATTATTTAGAAGAAGCCGAAAGCTTATGTCGTAATATCGCTATTATTGATAATGGCCAAATCATTGAAAACACATCAATGAAAAGCTTACTAGCCAAGCTAACTCGTGAAACCTTTATTCTAGATTTAGCCACTAATCCAAACCAGCTGCAGTTAGAGAATGTTAGCTGGCGAGCGATAGATGATCATAGCATTGAAGTCGACATTGAAAAGCAGCAAGGTTTAAATGCTATTTTCGAGCAATTATCCCAGCAACAGATCACTGTGTTATCGATGCGCAATAAGGCAAACCGACTAGAAGAATTGTTTGTTAACTTAGTTGAAACGGGTCGAGGAGCTAAGGCATGA
- a CDS encoding ABC transporter permease: protein MIKTTYWVALKSILTKETNRFLRIWVQTLVPPAITMALYFVIFGNLIGSRIGDMGGFSYMAFIVPGLIMMSVITSSYSNVASSFFSAKFQRNVEELLVAPVPNYIIILGYVGGGMARGMLVGLIVTLLSLFFVSIQIHNIAVIIITVMLTSMLFALGGLINAIYAKSFDDISIIPTFVLTPLTYLGGVFYSLSLLPEFWQKVAILNPVVYMVNAFRYGFLGISDVSLSVALTVVFSFIVLMFSFALYLINRGIGLRS from the coding sequence ATGATCAAAACCACTTATTGGGTCGCGTTAAAAAGTATTTTAACTAAAGAAACCAATCGTTTTTTACGAATATGGGTGCAAACCCTAGTGCCGCCGGCGATTACTATGGCGCTGTACTTTGTTATTTTTGGTAATTTAATAGGCTCGCGTATCGGCGATATGGGCGGCTTTAGCTATATGGCGTTTATAGTACCGGGATTAATTATGATGTCGGTCATAACCAGCTCTTATTCTAATGTCGCCTCGTCTTTTTTTAGTGCTAAATTTCAACGTAATGTCGAAGAGTTATTAGTGGCACCGGTACCAAATTATATTATTATATTGGGCTACGTTGGCGGCGGTATGGCGCGTGGCATGCTGGTTGGCTTAATTGTGACGCTACTGTCGTTATTTTTTGTATCGATTCAAATCCATAATATTGCCGTGATCATTATTACCGTAATGCTAACCTCTATGTTATTTGCACTGGGCGGTTTAATTAATGCTATTTATGCTAAAAGCTTCGATGATATCAGTATCATTCCTACCTTTGTGTTAACGCCATTAACGTATTTAGGTGGCGTATTCTACTCATTAAGTTTATTACCGGAATTTTGGCAAAAAGTGGCGATATTAAATCCAGTCGTATATATGGTTAATGCGTTCCGCTACGGTTTTTTGGGTATTTCTGATGTCAGTTTATCGGTAGCACTAACCGTTGTGTTTAGTTTTATTGTGCTGATGTTTAGCTTTGCATTATATTTAATTAATCGCGGCATAGGTCTGCGCAGCTAA
- the panP gene encoding pyridoxal-dependent aspartate 1-decarboxylase PanP, whose protein sequence is MTEPIQRQATASEESLIRIFTIPEAPDSTLSIIEQNLSQNLAGFLRNSIVALEKPLWQIERDFQAHQIPEMPEFVSDYAEQLMQKLVAHSVHTASPSFIGHMTSALPYFVLPLSKMMVGLNQNLVKIETSKAFTPMERQVLGMMHHLVYGEADGFYKKWMHSANHSLGAFCSGGTVANITALWIARNRLLKADGEFRGIAREGLFRAMQHYNYQGLAILVSERGHYSLGKAADILGIGRDALIAIKTDANNKIDVTELANTMAELTARNIRVMAVVGVAGTTETGNVDPLHQLADLAEQYQCHFHVDAAWGGATLFSERYRHLLAGIERADSVTIDAHKQMYVPMGAGMVVFKHPSDAHAIAHHAEYILRKGSKDLGSQTLEGSRPGMAMLVHACLQIIGSAGYQILIDRSLEKARYFAKLIMDNSDFELITEPELCILTYRYVPASVQKAMAKANPAQLQRFNELLNGMTKFIQKRQREEGKSFVSRTRLTPAKYQRQETIVFRVVLANPLTTEQILHDVLLEQDHIAQLDKEFYPKLLQLAKKLAA, encoded by the coding sequence ATGACAGAACCAATACAACGGCAGGCAACTGCGTCTGAAGAATCGCTGATACGCATCTTCACCATACCAGAAGCACCCGATTCAACGTTAAGTATTATTGAGCAAAATTTGTCGCAAAACCTAGCTGGCTTTTTACGCAACAGTATTGTCGCGTTAGAAAAGCCGTTATGGCAAATTGAGCGTGATTTTCAAGCCCATCAAATACCCGAAATGCCGGAGTTTGTATCCGACTACGCTGAGCAGTTGATGCAAAAGCTAGTGGCTCATTCAGTGCACACGGCATCGCCCAGCTTTATTGGTCATATGACATCGGCTTTACCATATTTTGTATTGCCGCTATCAAAAATGATGGTGGGCTTAAATCAAAACTTGGTAAAAATTGAAACATCTAAAGCCTTTACGCCGATGGAACGTCAAGTATTAGGTATGATGCACCATTTGGTGTATGGCGAAGCCGATGGCTTTTATAAAAAGTGGATGCACAGTGCTAATCACTCCCTAGGTGCATTTTGCTCTGGTGGTACCGTCGCTAATATTACTGCTTTATGGATAGCTCGGAATCGCTTGCTAAAAGCTGATGGTGAGTTTCGTGGTATCGCCCGCGAAGGCTTGTTTCGAGCTATGCAGCATTATAATTATCAAGGCTTAGCTATTTTAGTCTCAGAGCGCGGTCATTACTCATTGGGTAAAGCGGCAGATATTTTAGGTATTGGTCGTGATGCCTTAATTGCAATTAAAACTGATGCTAATAATAAAATTGATGTCACCGAATTAGCCAATACTATGGCTGAGCTGACGGCACGTAATATACGCGTAATGGCAGTAGTAGGCGTAGCAGGCACGACCGAAACCGGTAATGTAGACCCTTTGCATCAATTAGCTGATTTAGCCGAACAATATCAATGTCATTTCCATGTCGATGCGGCGTGGGGGGGCGCAACCTTATTTTCTGAGCGTTATCGCCATTTATTAGCCGGTATTGAACGTGCAGACTCGGTTACTATAGATGCCCACAAACAGATGTATGTGCCTATGGGCGCCGGCATGGTGGTCTTTAAGCATCCATCGGATGCCCATGCGATAGCGCATCATGCTGAATATATTTTGCGCAAAGGCTCTAAAGATTTAGGCAGCCAAACCTTAGAAGGTTCTCGGCCGGGTATGGCGATGCTGGTCCATGCATGCTTACAAATTATTGGCAGTGCCGGTTATCAGATTTTAATTGATCGCAGCCTAGAAAAAGCCCGTTATTTTGCCAAGTTAATTATGGACAATAGTGACTTTGAACTGATTACCGAACCCGAGCTGTGCATACTGACATACCGTTACGTGCCAGCGTCAGTGCAAAAAGCCATGGCTAAAGCAAATCCTGCGCAGCTACAGCGTTTTAATGAATTGCTAAATGGCATGACAAAATTTATCCAGAAACGGCAGCGCGAAGAGGGTAAATCTTTTGTTTCTCGTACCCGCTTAACCCCAGCCAAATATCAGCGCCAAGAAACCATCGTCTTTCGCGTAGTATTAGCTAACCCTTTAACAACAGAACAAATATTGCACGATGTATTACTCGAGCAGGATCATATTGCTCAGCTTGATAAAGAGTTTTATCCTAAACTGCTACAGTTAGCAAAGAAACTGGCCGCTTAG
- a CDS encoding DUF2959 domain-containing protein has translation MRYLLLILPLCISLLGCQSAYYSAMEKVGVHKRDILADRVEEAQESQQDAQQQFKSALEQFSSLIKFDGGDLQRVYQATDKEYQACNAAAEEVTKRIDSIEAVADDLFAEWQDELDLYNNKKLKQDSANKLTDTKRQYNSLLKSMRIAEKSMQPVLSSLRDNTLYLKHNLNAKAIGALQGEFNSVQRDINQLIDNMNTAIAESEQFVRALKQK, from the coding sequence ATGCGTTATCTTCTATTGATATTACCCTTATGTATTAGCCTGCTTGGCTGTCAAAGTGCTTACTATTCGGCAATGGAAAAAGTAGGTGTGCACAAACGCGATATTTTGGCTGATAGAGTGGAAGAGGCTCAGGAATCGCAGCAAGATGCTCAACAGCAGTTTAAATCTGCGCTAGAACAATTTAGCAGCTTAATTAAGTTTGATGGCGGTGATTTACAACGGGTGTATCAAGCAACTGATAAAGAATATCAGGCCTGTAATGCTGCGGCAGAAGAAGTGACTAAACGCATCGACAGTATAGAAGCCGTTGCTGATGATTTATTTGCTGAGTGGCAGGATGAACTTGATTTATATAACAACAAAAAGTTAAAGCAAGATAGCGCTAATAAGCTAACCGATACTAAACGTCAGTATAATAGCTTGTTAAAATCTATGCGTATTGCTGAAAAAAGTATGCAGCCAGTTTTATCTTCACTAAGAGATAATACCTTGTATTTAAAACATAATTTAAATGCTAAGGCCATAGGTGCGTTGCAAGGTGAGTTTAATTCAGTGCAAAGAGATATTAACCAGCTGATTGATAATATGAATACAGCTATTGCCGAGTCTGAACAGTTTGTAAGAGCCTTAAAACAAAAATAA
- the panC gene encoding pantoate--beta-alanine ligase — translation MKLLTSIAQLREQIAIWRRNGERIAFVPTMGNLHQGHLRLVDVAKQQADRVIVSIFVNPMQFGKNEDLANYPRSLEQDCAGLSVHQADAVFTPTPEMMYPQGLDKQTFVDVPFLGDLHCGESRPGHFRGVSTIVCKLFNLVQPDIACFGEKDYQQLAIIRQMVADLSMPIQVVGVSTERAEDGLALSSRNNYLTPEQRAQAPQLYQVLQQLKQKIVAGDHNYRALEQAAKQQLSELGLTADYINISQTSSLALATAETDKKVILAAIFVGSTRLIDNIEV, via the coding sequence ATGAAATTATTAACTTCAATCGCGCAACTGCGTGAGCAAATCGCTATTTGGCGACGCAATGGCGAGCGCATCGCATTCGTACCAACGATGGGTAATCTTCATCAAGGCCACTTACGCTTAGTCGATGTTGCCAAACAGCAGGCCGACCGGGTTATTGTCAGTATCTTTGTTAACCCAATGCAATTTGGTAAAAATGAAGATCTGGCTAATTACCCACGCAGTTTGGAGCAAGATTGCGCTGGCTTATCTGTCCACCAAGCCGATGCGGTATTTACCCCGACACCTGAAATGATGTACCCACAAGGTTTAGATAAACAAACCTTTGTTGACGTGCCATTTTTAGGTGACTTACATTGCGGTGAGAGTCGACCAGGCCATTTTCGCGGTGTTTCTACTATTGTCTGTAAGCTATTTAATTTAGTCCAGCCTGATATTGCCTGTTTTGGCGAAAAAGATTATCAGCAATTGGCTATTATTCGCCAAATGGTGGCTGATTTATCAATGCCTATTCAGGTTGTAGGCGTGAGTACAGAGCGTGCAGAAGATGGTTTAGCTCTGAGTTCACGTAATAACTATTTAACCCCAGAGCAGCGCGCACAAGCGCCTCAGTTATATCAAGTGTTGCAGCAATTAAAGCAAAAAATCGTTGCTGGTGATCATAATTACCGCGCATTAGAGCAAGCAGCTAAACAGCAATTAAGTGAGCTAGGATTAACCGCTGATTATATCAATATTAGTCAAACGAGTTCACTTGCTTTAGCTACTGCCGAAACAGATAAGAAAGTGATTTTAGCCGCTATCTTTGTCGGTAGCACCCGACTAATCGATAACATCGAAGTATAA
- the panB gene encoding 3-methyl-2-oxobutanoate hydroxymethyltransferase encodes MAKINTAVLQKMKQQAEKITMLTAYDASFAKLFAEQGVEILLVGDSLGMVLQGHSDTLPVTINDIAYHTRSVRAGAADAFVIADMPFMSYGTLEQTLQNVMPLMQAGANMVKLEGGEFLLPTIKALTERGVPVCGHLGLTPQSVHVFGGFKVQGKSNEQADSILTQAQALQAAGIQLLVLECIPTALAKRITDALTIPVIGIGAGNVTDGQVLVMHDIMGISSGYIPKFSKNYLQQTGEIRSAISTFVSEVKSGIFPAAEHSFN; translated from the coding sequence ATGGCCAAAATTAACACCGCCGTGTTACAGAAAATGAAGCAGCAAGCTGAAAAAATTACCATGCTTACTGCCTATGATGCTAGCTTTGCTAAATTATTTGCCGAACAAGGCGTAGAAATATTATTAGTCGGTGATTCTTTAGGTATGGTATTACAAGGCCACAGCGATACGTTGCCAGTAACCATTAATGATATTGCTTACCATACACGCTCAGTTAGAGCCGGCGCCGCAGATGCGTTTGTTATCGCAGATATGCCTTTTATGAGCTACGGTACTTTAGAGCAAACATTACAAAATGTGATGCCGCTGATGCAAGCCGGTGCCAATATGGTTAAGCTGGAAGGTGGTGAATTTTTGTTGCCCACCATAAAAGCTTTAACTGAACGTGGCGTACCTGTGTGTGGCCACTTAGGGTTAACCCCGCAATCAGTACATGTTTTTGGTGGTTTTAAAGTGCAAGGCAAAAGTAACGAGCAAGCCGACTCTATATTAACCCAAGCCCAAGCATTACAAGCTGCGGGTATCCAGCTACTCGTATTAGAATGTATCCCGACAGCTTTAGCAAAACGTATTACCGATGCATTAACAATTCCGGTTATTGGTATTGGTGCCGGCAATGTTACTGATGGTCAAGTGTTGGTTATGCACGATATTATGGGCATTAGCAGTGGTTATATACCTAAGTTTTCTAAAAACTATTTACAGCAAACTGGTGAGATCCGCAGTGCCATCAGTACCTTTGTTAGCGAAGTAAAAAGTGGTATTTTTCCAGCAGCCGAGCACAGTTTTAACTAA
- the folK gene encoding 2-amino-4-hydroxy-6-hydroxymethyldihydropteridine diphosphokinase, with translation MTRCFIGLGANLAQPIVQLQQALSAIQALPNTKLVDASAFYGSKPMGPQDQPDYVNAVVAIDTELAAEALLDHLQQIEQQQGRQRKANRWGPRTLDLDILLYGQQIISTERLTVPHYGLSQREFVLYPLAEIAPELILPDGTVLQHLLTQVPKNGLHELSNYYS, from the coding sequence ATGACTCGTTGTTTTATTGGCTTAGGGGCTAATTTAGCCCAACCTATCGTTCAATTACAGCAAGCACTGTCGGCAATACAAGCGCTGCCTAACACTAAGCTCGTTGACGCTTCAGCATTTTATGGCTCTAAGCCTATGGGCCCCCAAGACCAACCCGATTATGTTAATGCTGTGGTAGCTATTGATACTGAATTAGCCGCTGAGGCATTATTAGATCACCTGCAGCAAATAGAGCAGCAGCAAGGCAGGCAACGTAAGGCTAACCGCTGGGGACCCAGAACCTTAGATTTAGATATCTTACTATATGGTCAGCAGATAATTAGTACCGAGCGTTTAACAGTACCGCATTATGGCTTAAGCCAACGCGAGTTTGTCTTATATCCATTGGCAGAAATAGCCCCAGAGCTGATACTACCCGATGGAACTGTATTACAGCATTTACTAACGCAAGTCCCTAAAAATGGCTTGCATGAACTAAGCAACTATTACAGCTAA
- the pcnB gene encoding polynucleotide adenylyltransferase PcnB: MAQPAAVRKAAGASALPDVKRLTRDQHSISRKQISPNALKVLYRLKDAGYDAYLVGGCIRDLLLGQQPKDFDVVTSAHPEQVKQVFRNCRLIGRRFRLAHIMFGREIIEVATFRGHHSGADDEEEIAAKNKTASLSDKGQILRDNVYGTIEEDAERRDFTINALYYSVHDFAVYDFANGLEAINQRKIELIGDPETRFREDPVRILRAIRFATKLNMQIAPATAAPIPQLAVMLKEVPAPRLFDELVKMFLAGKAFDNFMLMRELRVLRQLLPLLDKALNQEPEGKAFLLATKALQSTDARIAANKPVTPAFIFAALLWYPVEIRSQTLMVDSGLNELDALNIAMTDILAEVQRTIAIPKRFSLTMRDIWILQHRLEKRGGRRAFKLLEQPKFRGGFDFLQLRAEAEAGDLTELALWWERFQFANDADKLILIQQLDKAGNDKKPTRRRNYKRKRPVDK; this comes from the coding sequence ATGGCGCAACCTGCAGCCGTGCGTAAAGCAGCCGGTGCTAGTGCTTTACCTGATGTAAAACGCTTAACGCGTGATCAACATTCTATATCTCGAAAACAAATAAGCCCTAATGCGTTAAAAGTATTATACCGGTTAAAAGATGCCGGCTATGACGCCTATTTAGTTGGCGGCTGTATAAGAGATTTATTACTAGGCCAGCAACCAAAAGATTTTGATGTCGTCACTAGCGCCCATCCTGAACAAGTAAAACAAGTGTTTCGTAATTGTCGGCTAATTGGTCGACGGTTTAGATTAGCCCATATTATGTTTGGCCGAGAAATTATCGAAGTTGCCACTTTTCGGGGCCATCACAGTGGTGCTGATGATGAAGAGGAAATAGCCGCTAAAAACAAAACAGCTAGTTTAAGTGATAAAGGCCAAATCTTACGGGATAACGTCTACGGTACCATTGAAGAAGACGCTGAACGCCGAGATTTTACCATTAATGCCTTGTATTACTCAGTGCATGATTTTGCCGTATATGACTTCGCCAACGGGTTAGAAGCGATTAATCAGCGCAAAATAGAATTAATTGGCGACCCCGAAACTCGCTTTCGTGAAGATCCAGTGCGAATTTTACGTGCCATTCGTTTTGCGACTAAATTAAACATGCAAATTGCGCCAGCCACCGCTGCGCCTATTCCACAACTTGCGGTAATGCTTAAAGAAGTCCCTGCTCCGCGTTTATTTGATGAATTAGTTAAAATGTTTCTCGCTGGTAAAGCCTTCGATAACTTTATGCTTATGCGTGAGTTGCGGGTCTTAAGACAGCTGTTGCCACTATTAGATAAAGCGTTGAATCAAGAACCTGAAGGCAAAGCCTTTTTATTAGCCACCAAAGCATTACAAAGCACTGATGCCCGTATTGCGGCCAATAAACCGGTAACACCGGCCTTTATTTTTGCTGCCTTGTTATGGTATCCGGTTGAAATTCGCAGTCAAACCTTAATGGTTGATAGCGGTTTAAATGAACTCGATGCCCTAAATATTGCTATGACCGACATTTTAGCTGAGGTGCAGCGCACTATCGCTATTCCAAAACGCTTTAGTTTAACTATGCGCGATATTTGGATTTTACAACATCGCTTAGAAAAACGCGGTGGACGTCGTGCGTTTAAGTTGCTCGAACAACCTAAGTTTCGCGGTGGTTTTGACTTTTTGCAATTACGCGCTGAAGCAGAAGCTGGTGATCTCACCGAGCTTGCACTATGGTGGGAGCGGTTTCAATTTGCCAATGACGCAGACAAATTAATACTTATTCAGCAGTTGGATAAAGCTGGTAATGATAAAAAGCCGACGCGGCGTCGTAACTATAAGCGTAAGCGCCCGGTAGATAAATAA
- the gluQRS gene encoding tRNA glutamyl-Q(34) synthetase GluQRS has product MPIVPVYTGRFAPSPSGPLHFGSLIAATSSFLQAKSQQGRWLLRIEDIDSPRTVPGAADSIMRTLEQFGLFWDGPIIYQSQRLDRYQHVFQQLKQQQLIYGCDCSRKTIAEQGGIYHGHCAQRNLASGRLAWRLRSKVNPEFNDLVFAKQRISTELAAEDYIIQRRDGLFSYQLAVVVDDWDQGVTEVIRGADLLEMTPRQQALFKLLRAPVPNYGHIPVAATAPGVKLSKQNHACNIARWPTSYTLIKVLHFLGHTVPAELNSAPVTELLSWAIQHWQLANISRQYEILQTEFT; this is encoded by the coding sequence ATGCCGATTGTTCCTGTCTATACTGGCCGGTTTGCACCTTCGCCTTCCGGCCCTCTTCACTTTGGCTCTTTAATTGCAGCCACGAGTAGCTTTTTACAAGCAAAAAGTCAGCAAGGTCGTTGGTTACTTCGTATCGAAGATATTGATAGCCCAAGAACCGTGCCGGGCGCAGCAGATAGCATAATGCGTACACTCGAGCAGTTTGGCTTGTTCTGGGATGGCCCGATTATTTATCAAAGCCAGCGCCTCGATCGTTACCAGCATGTATTTCAGCAGTTAAAGCAGCAGCAATTAATTTATGGTTGTGATTGCAGTCGTAAAACGATTGCCGAGCAAGGTGGTATTTATCATGGCCATTGTGCCCAGCGTAATTTAGCCTCAGGTCGTTTAGCTTGGCGGTTACGTTCAAAGGTTAATCCAGAATTTAATGATTTAGTATTTGCTAAGCAGCGCATTAGCACTGAACTTGCAGCTGAAGATTATATTATTCAACGCCGAGATGGTTTGTTTTCTTATCAACTCGCCGTGGTCGTTGATGACTGGGATCAAGGCGTGACAGAAGTGATTCGCGGTGCCGACTTGCTTGAAATGACACCTCGGCAACAAGCTTTATTTAAATTGTTACGCGCACCTGTACCCAATTATGGCCATATTCCTGTTGCGGCCACTGCACCTGGCGTTAAGTTAAGTAAACAAAATCATGCCTGTAATATTGCACGCTGGCCGACTTCGTACACCTTAATCAAGGTTTTACATTTTTTAGGCCACACTGTACCCGCGGAGTTAAACTCAGCACCGGTTACAGAATTGTTAAGCTGGGCCATCCAACATTGGCAATTAGCCAATATTAGTCGGCAATATGAGATTTTACAGACAGAATTTACCTGA
- the dksA gene encoding RNA polymerase-binding protein DksA has translation MPEGKTTKTLGLLALAGVAPYQPAVGEEYMNSKQLEHFRRILDAWRQQLREEVDRTKNHMADEAANFPDPVDRAAQEEEFSLELRARDRERKLLKKIEKTLQQIEDDDFGFCDTCGIEIGIKRLEARPTADMCIDCKTLAEIKEKQLGG, from the coding sequence ATGCCAGAGGGCAAGACTACCAAAACCCTGGGCTTATTAGCCCTAGCAGGCGTAGCGCCATACCAACCAGCTGTTGGTGAAGAGTATATGAATTCCAAACAGCTAGAGCATTTTCGGCGTATTCTTGACGCTTGGCGTCAGCAATTACGCGAAGAAGTTGATCGCACGAAAAATCATATGGCCGATGAAGCTGCAAACTTCCCGGATCCAGTGGATCGTGCCGCGCAGGAGGAGGAGTTTAGTCTAGAATTACGCGCACGAGATCGTGAACGTAAACTATTAAAGAAAATTGAAAAGACATTACAACAAATCGAAGATGATGATTTTGGTTTCTGCGATACCTGCGGAATTGAAATTGGCATTAAACGATTAGAAGCCCGCCCAACGGCGGACATGTGTATCGACTGCAAAACCTTAGCTGAAATAAAGGAAAAACAGCTAGGCGGCTAA